A part of Patescibacteria group bacterium genomic DNA contains:
- a CDS encoding GIY-YIG nuclease family protein, protein MLRQHYQKKNLPDTPGVYFFLGKNRKILYIGRATSLKERVRSYFSADLFDTRGPQIIEMVSKASQLDFKKTDSVLEAIILEADLIKKFQPYYNTREKDDKSFNCVVVTKEDFPQILVVRKKDIDPASVSVWYGPFPSGGQLRDALKIVRRIFTFRDAKCFPNQGRPCFNRQIGLCPGVCTGEISKADYGKIITNIKLFFTGKKNQILKKLEREMALAAKKLQFEHAHEIKKTVFALRHIQDVSLIKTSSKNLDTQSFVRIEAYDVAHISGTDVVGVMVVVENGEPKKQDYRKFKIRGGFGNNDVASLKEVLERRLNHPEWPLPTLFVADGGVAQKSVIEGVLRTRNLSKDVVAVTKNEKHRPEKILGDPVLIKAHEKSILLANAEAHRFTLAFHRKRRTSSWK, encoded by the coding sequence ATGCTCCGTCAACACTACCAGAAAAAAAATTTACCAGACACCCCGGGTGTTTATTTTTTCCTGGGTAAAAATCGGAAAATTCTCTACATTGGGCGAGCGACATCTCTCAAGGAACGAGTAAGAAGCTATTTCAGCGCTGATTTGTTTGACACTCGAGGTCCGCAGATTATTGAAATGGTTTCGAAAGCCTCCCAGCTTGATTTCAAAAAGACTGATTCAGTGCTCGAAGCGATTATTCTTGAAGCTGACCTAATCAAAAAATTTCAACCGTATTACAACACCAGGGAGAAGGATGATAAAAGTTTTAATTGTGTAGTAGTTACAAAGGAAGATTTTCCACAGATTCTTGTAGTTCGAAAAAAGGATATTGACCCCGCGTCAGTTTCGGTTTGGTACGGTCCTTTTCCGAGTGGGGGACAGTTGCGAGATGCCCTAAAGATTGTCCGTAGGATTTTTACGTTTCGCGATGCAAAATGTTTTCCCAATCAGGGACGTCCATGTTTTAACAGGCAAATTGGTTTGTGCCCCGGGGTTTGTACGGGAGAAATTTCCAAAGCTGATTATGGAAAAATCATTACTAACATTAAGTTATTTTTTACGGGGAAGAAAAATCAGATATTAAAAAAACTCGAGAGAGAGATGGCTTTGGCCGCCAAGAAATTACAGTTTGAACACGCCCACGAAATTAAGAAAACGGTTTTTGCACTAAGACATATCCAGGATGTCAGTTTAATAAAAACTTCCTCAAAAAATCTCGATACACAAAGTTTCGTGAGAATTGAAGCGTACGACGTGGCACATATTTCTGGAACGGATGTTGTCGGCGTTATGGTGGTGGTTGAAAATGGTGAGCCGAAAAAGCAGGATTATCGAAAATTTAAAATCCGCGGCGGGTTTGGCAATAATGATGTGGCCAGTTTGAAAGAAGTTTTGGAAAGACGGTTGAATCATCCCGAGTGGCCGTTGCCGACTCTTTTTGTGGCAGACGGAGGTGTGGCGCAGAAATCAGTTATAGAAGGTGTGTTACGAACCCGAAATTTGTCGAAGGATGTTGTAGCGGTCACTAAAAATGAAAAACATCGTCCGGAAAAAATACTTGGGGATCCTGTTTTGATAAAAGCTCACGAAAAATCTATTTTGCTTGCGAATGCTGAAGCTCACCGATTTACCCTAGCTTTTCATCGTAAACGAAGAACAAGTTCTTGGAAGTAA